The window GGAAGCGTCGCGCACAGCGCGCGAATGGCATCGATGGAATCGGGGGTCATGAGGTCTCCGTCAGGCGAGCAACGTTGCGCAGACGCACAGGATGAGGATTTCGCCGCCCTGCTGCAGCGAGCCGAGGACATCGCCCGTCTGCCCACCGATCTGGGCGAGCGCAAGCCGGCGCAGCGCAAAGAAGAGCAGTGCGAGCAGGGCGATTGTTACAATGGCAAAGCCGAGCCCGTTGAGAAGAAGCGCCAGAGCACCGATGCCCAGGGCAATAAGGGCCGTTCGGCCTTCGACAGCGCCGATGTCGGCGGACAATCCATAGGGGCGGGCGGATGCCACCTTGACCATGAAACCGGGCATCAAGGCCCGCGAGGCCGTATGCGCGGCAATCAGCGCTGGAATGGCGACTGCGGGGCTGACCACGGCCAGGGTGGAGAGCGCGGCCCAGCGGGTCAGCAATGAGAGGACGAGCGCGAGCGTGCCGTAGGTGCCGATCCGGCTGTCTGTCATGATCGCAAGTTTGTCGTCCTGCGTTCGCCCGCCGCCAAAACCGTCTGCGACGTCGGC is drawn from Mesorhizobium sp. CAU 1732 and contains these coding sequences:
- the cobS gene encoding adenosylcobinamide-GDP ribazoletransferase, which translates into the protein MQHTRLPSASSLLTDISACVGFYTRLPVKGVVLSDFAAAQWAAPVAGAVIGLLVGIALWLITSLGVPPGVSAALALATGIALTGGLHEDGLADVADGFGGGRTQDDKLAIMTDSRIGTYGTLALVLSLLTRWAALSTLAVVSPAVAIPALIAAHTASRALMPGFMVKVASARPYGLSADIGAVEGRTALIALGIGALALLLNGLGFAIVTIALLALLFFALRRLALAQIGGQTGDVLGSLQQGGEILILCVCATLLA